From a region of the Roseivirga sp. 4D4 genome:
- a CDS encoding sensor histidine kinase has translation MQNPFKGAINIDFYTNQARIKWFILIVAIIIGGGSIIYTNSLVAKLKKGEEEKIRLWAQAVEFSSLPEVDASALTFISNNIIGPDNTLPVIVVDSATQQIYDARNVGEDEGLRERMLRKMRSENDPFKIIVHNGPNGEISDIQYVYYRNSYLLRQLSTYPYIQLSVIAIFGFIAYLAFSYSRRSEQNRVWVGMAKETAHQLGTPLSSLIAWVEYIKGMDEMKGRDDIIVELEKDVVRLEMITERFSNIGSVPVLKRQNVYDTVNGLLNYLKPRVSSKVNFNIEGTSQEIEANLNKPLFEWVLENIVKNGVDAMSGIGNITVTIGQESEHEVFVDIADDGKGIAKGKANEVFKPGFTTKKRGWGLGLALVKRIIENYHNGRIFVKSSQADVGTVFRIILSA, from the coding sequence ATGCAAAATCCTTTCAAAGGGGCTATCAATATTGATTTCTACACCAATCAGGCTAGAATAAAGTGGTTTATCCTGATCGTTGCGATTATCATTGGTGGAGGATCGATCATCTATACTAATAGCTTGGTCGCTAAGCTGAAGAAAGGAGAAGAGGAAAAAATAAGGCTATGGGCTCAGGCCGTTGAGTTTTCGAGTCTACCGGAGGTAGATGCCTCGGCATTGACTTTTATTTCTAACAACATTATCGGTCCTGATAATACCTTACCGGTGATAGTAGTTGATTCTGCAACACAGCAAATCTATGATGCTAGAAACGTTGGCGAAGACGAAGGTCTGAGAGAAAGAATGCTTCGGAAAATGAGGTCTGAAAACGATCCCTTTAAGATCATAGTTCATAATGGTCCGAATGGGGAGATTTCAGATATTCAATACGTCTATTACCGTAATTCTTATCTGCTAAGGCAACTCAGTACTTACCCCTATATCCAGCTTTCGGTCATCGCCATATTTGGGTTCATCGCCTATTTGGCTTTCAGTTATTCTCGCAGATCAGAACAAAACAGAGTTTGGGTAGGTATGGCGAAGGAAACAGCGCATCAACTGGGTACACCGCTCTCGTCACTGATTGCCTGGGTAGAATACATCAAGGGAATGGACGAGATGAAAGGGAGAGATGATATCATCGTAGAGCTGGAAAAGGATGTTGTCCGACTCGAAATGATCACGGAACGTTTCTCCAATATAGGTTCGGTGCCCGTACTGAAAAGACAGAATGTTTATGATACTGTAAATGGACTTCTGAACTATTTAAAACCAAGAGTTTCATCCAAAGTCAACTTTAATATTGAAGGTACGTCCCAAGAGATTGAGGCCAATCTGAATAAGCCGCTCTTCGAATGGGTTTTAGAAAATATCGTGAAGAATGGTGTGGATGCGATGAGTGGTATTGGAAATATAACCGTCACTATCGGTCAGGAATCAGAACATGAGGTATTCGTAGACATTGCCGATGATGGTAAGGGCATTGCCAAAGGGAAAGCCAACGAGGTTTTCAAACCTGGCTTTACTACCAAAAAAAGAGGCTGGGGTTTGGGGCTTGCACTGGTAAAACGCATCATTGAAAACTACCACAATGGACGCATTTTTGTCAAATCCTCTCAGGCCGATGTGGGTACAGTTTTCAGGATCATTTTATCGGCCTAA
- a CDS encoding Crp/Fnr family transcriptional regulator, whose translation MSLLSELDNKEMTKIASRKSRVAYKKGQILYYQGTTPMGLFCVHSGKVKVTHVGPNDKEQILYIVKENDFLGYRSLLSEELYSMTATVLEEAVICFIPKEDFLEVISSNPIFMQKLLKFVCQDLGIMEQKLSQFIGKNVRERLASVLLMLKETYKMEGQKSESIAINLTRKDLASITGSTTETVIRLLSEFKDEGLIEIDNRKIKVIDSAKLSHQANFNA comes from the coding sequence ATGTCACTCTTATCAGAGTTAGACAACAAGGAAATGACCAAGATCGCCAGTCGAAAGTCAAGAGTAGCTTATAAAAAAGGTCAGATACTGTACTATCAGGGAACCACACCAATGGGTTTGTTTTGTGTTCACTCTGGTAAGGTCAAAGTCACACATGTTGGTCCAAATGATAAGGAACAAATTTTATACATAGTAAAGGAAAATGACTTCTTGGGTTATCGCTCTTTACTGAGCGAGGAACTTTATAGCATGACGGCTACCGTACTCGAGGAAGCTGTAATCTGTTTTATTCCGAAAGAGGATTTTTTGGAGGTGATTAGTAGTAATCCCATATTCATGCAAAAGCTGTTAAAGTTTGTATGTCAAGACTTGGGTATAATGGAACAGAAATTATCCCAATTCATTGGAAAAAATGTGCGCGAAAGATTGGCCTCTGTACTTCTTATGTTGAAAGAAACCTATAAAATGGAAGGTCAAAAGAGTGAGTCAATCGCCATTAACCTTACGCGAAAAGACCTCGCCAGCATAACAGGCTCAACCACCGAGACTGTAATAAGGCTGTTATCTGAATTTAAAGATGAGGGCTTGATTGAGATCGACAATCGAAAAATAAAAGTGATAGACAGTGCCAAGCTCAGCCATCAGGCGAACTTCAATGCATAG
- a CDS encoding ABC transporter permease: MLKILKYSFADLARSRWSYVYLAFYLLLGFVLLFLNNDLSKAVITLMNVIVVLTPMIGTIFGIMYFYSAREFTELLLSQPIKRRDVFLGQYLGIALSLSLSLIVGLGIPFIIYGVAQSSEIWDFTLLLLVGAFLTFIFVALSVNISLRNENKVKGFGYAILLWLFMAVIYDGLFLVSLIMFDDYPLDKFTLFASMFNPIDLSRILVLLKLDISALLGYTGALFQNFFGNGSGMIISLIVLSLWSVLPVGFLIRTAKRKDF, from the coding sequence ATGCTTAAGATATTGAAATATAGCTTTGCGGATCTTGCTCGAAGCAGATGGAGTTATGTCTATTTGGCCTTCTACCTATTGCTCGGGTTTGTCCTGCTATTCCTCAATAATGACCTTTCAAAGGCGGTCATTACCTTGATGAATGTGATTGTGGTCTTAACGCCCATGATCGGCACCATATTCGGTATTATGTATTTCTACAGTGCAAGGGAATTCACAGAACTATTGTTATCGCAGCCCATTAAACGAAGGGATGTTTTCCTGGGTCAATATCTCGGCATTGCACTTTCGCTATCGCTAAGTCTGATCGTTGGACTAGGCATACCTTTTATAATATATGGTGTCGCTCAATCATCCGAAATTTGGGACTTCACGCTACTGCTCTTAGTTGGTGCATTCCTCACCTTTATTTTTGTGGCTCTTTCGGTTAACATTTCGCTGCGCAATGAAAACAAGGTCAAAGGTTTTGGCTATGCGATTTTGCTATGGCTGTTTATGGCTGTGATATATGATGGGCTATTCCTGGTCTCATTGATTATGTTCGATGATTATCCCCTGGATAAATTCACACTCTTTGCCAGTATGTTTAACCCAATTGATCTATCCAGAATTCTGGTTCTTCTCAAGCTGGATATTTCAGCCCTGCTGGGCTACACTGGAGCCCTTTTCCAGAACTTCTTTGGCAATGGTTCAGGAATGATCATATCTCTGATCGTTTTGAGCTTATGGTCAGTACTCCCGGTAGGATTCCTAATAAGAACAGCGAAAAGAAAGGATTTTTAG
- a CDS encoding ABC transporter ATP-binding protein: MIRIENLHKRFGKLQVLDGVTFEIEEEGVVAVLGPNGSGKTTILKTILGMVLPQDGEIYFDNQPVLNNWDYRNRIGYMPQIARFPDNLTVRELIAMIKNIRDVTADEDALIERFELQASMGKKLGQLSGGTKQKVNIVLTFMFDSPLLILDEPTAGLDPVSLIRLKELIQEEKAKGKTFLITTHIMSLVEELSDQIVFLLEGQIFFQGSVEALKAQTGQKNLEHSIAKILETDA; the protein is encoded by the coding sequence ATGATCAGAATTGAAAACTTACATAAGCGATTTGGCAAACTTCAGGTTTTGGATGGCGTCACATTCGAAATAGAGGAGGAGGGTGTAGTAGCTGTGTTAGGACCTAATGGTTCTGGCAAGACCACTATTCTTAAAACGATTCTTGGGATGGTGCTCCCTCAGGATGGCGAAATTTACTTTGACAATCAGCCTGTCTTGAATAACTGGGATTATAGAAACCGGATAGGGTATATGCCACAAATCGCTCGATTTCCTGATAATCTAACAGTTCGAGAGTTGATTGCTATGATCAAGAATATTCGTGATGTTACTGCTGATGAAGATGCATTGATCGAACGGTTTGAGCTACAAGCTTCTATGGGTAAGAAGCTGGGTCAACTATCTGGAGGCACTAAGCAGAAAGTCAATATCGTGCTGACCTTTATGTTTGACAGCCCACTGCTCATTCTCGATGAGCCTACGGCAGGTTTGGACCCTGTTTCGCTGATTCGATTGAAAGAACTGATACAAGAAGAAAAAGCAAAAGGGAAAACTTTTCTAATCACGACTCATATAATGAGCCTGGTTGAAGAGCTCTCTGACCAGATTGTCTTCTTGTTAGAGGGTCAAATCTTCTTTCAGGGTTCTGTTGAAGCTCTGAAGGCGCAAACAGGGCAAAAGAACCTTGAACATTCCATCGCTAAAATATTAGAAACCGATGCTTAA
- a CDS encoding nitrous oxide reductase family maturation protein NosD, with translation MRNWFLTFLLFIISIPFYGGTIEVCQKCNVQTLEEAYAIAEPYDTLIIRAGTYEAIDFEVRKPLTLIGDIGAVLDGKSKSYILKILSDDVHVLDLKLINAGRSYTKDFAAIYVSGANRFSILRNTIIDPFFGILIEKSHHGKIASNVVESNRLREDDAGNGVHAWHCTDLTIEDNELSGLRDGIYLEFVEESLVTGNNSHNNIRYGLHFMFSNHDKYLDNTFRENGAGVAVMFSKFIEMRRNRFVQNWGTASYGLLLKEIYDAEVVDNTFEENTIGIFIEGCTRVNYLSNDFRRNGWAVKVSGGSYTNVFSRNNFLSNSFDVSYNSKMNDNKFEGNYWSSYSGYDLDKDNIGDVPYRPVKLFSYVVNKTPETIILLRSLFVDIINFSERVSPVFTPDNLIDNAPAMKSFSDDQN, from the coding sequence ATGAGAAACTGGTTCCTGACTTTTCTTCTCTTCATTATTTCCATTCCGTTTTATGGAGGCACTATTGAAGTTTGTCAGAAGTGCAATGTCCAGACCTTGGAGGAAGCCTATGCCATCGCTGAACCATATGATACCTTAATCATTAGAGCTGGGACCTATGAGGCAATAGACTTTGAAGTCAGAAAGCCACTGACATTAATTGGAGATATCGGAGCTGTTTTAGATGGTAAATCCAAAAGCTATATACTTAAAATTTTAAGCGATGATGTACATGTGCTTGACCTTAAACTTATTAATGCTGGAAGGAGCTATACCAAAGACTTTGCGGCTATATATGTGAGTGGGGCGAATCGTTTCAGCATTCTAAGAAATACCATCATAGATCCATTCTTTGGCATTCTGATAGAGAAATCCCATCATGGAAAGATAGCTTCAAATGTTGTGGAAAGTAATCGGCTTAGAGAAGACGATGCTGGCAATGGAGTTCATGCCTGGCACTGTACCGATCTGACCATTGAAGACAATGAATTGAGTGGTCTTCGTGACGGTATCTATTTAGAGTTTGTAGAAGAGAGTTTGGTTACGGGGAATAACAGTCATAACAATATTCGGTATGGGCTTCACTTCATGTTTTCAAACCACGATAAGTATTTAGACAATACATTTCGAGAAAACGGTGCTGGCGTGGCCGTCATGTTTTCCAAATTTATAGAGATGAGGCGCAACCGTTTTGTTCAAAACTGGGGTACTGCTTCCTATGGGCTTTTGCTCAAGGAGATTTATGATGCCGAGGTAGTCGACAATACTTTCGAAGAGAATACGATCGGCATATTCATTGAAGGGTGCACGAGAGTCAATTATCTATCGAACGATTTCAGGAGAAATGGATGGGCGGTTAAGGTAAGTGGAGGTTCATATACAAATGTCTTTTCCAGAAACAACTTCCTGAGCAATTCTTTCGATGTTTCATACAACTCCAAAATGAATGACAATAAGTTTGAGGGCAACTATTGGAGTTCTTATTCGGGTTATGATCTGGATAAGGACAACATAGGTGACGTTCCCTACAGACCTGTTAAACTCTTTTCTTATGTGGTAAACAAGACGCCAGAGACCATCATTTTACTCAGAAGCCTCTTTGTTGACATCATTAATTTCTCAGAGCGCGTTTCTCCAGTTTTTACGCCCGATAATCTCATAGATAATGCACCAGCCATGAAAAGCTTTTCAGATGATCAGAATTGA
- a CDS encoding nitrous oxide reductase accessory protein NosL → MKRNWLLLSVLIALASCEVEPQEINYGKDGCSFCKMTIVDTKHAAQIVTTKGKNFKYDAIECMINHLNQWDEVSIEFYLVADYANPKILVDAQRAHFIISEEIPSPMGANLSAFGNAEDLQPHIVHSSARTFGWDQLLDEFKHKQ, encoded by the coding sequence ATGAAAAGGAACTGGCTATTGCTTAGTGTATTAATTGCATTAGCGTCTTGTGAGGTTGAGCCTCAAGAGATAAACTATGGCAAAGATGGGTGCAGCTTTTGCAAAATGACCATAGTCGATACAAAGCATGCCGCACAAATTGTGACCACAAAGGGTAAGAATTTTAAGTATGATGCGATTGAATGTATGATCAATCATTTGAACCAGTGGGATGAGGTGTCCATTGAATTTTATCTTGTCGCAGACTATGCAAATCCAAAAATCTTAGTTGATGCCCAAAGAGCACATTTTATTATCTCCGAAGAGATACCGAGCCCAATGGGTGCCAACCTTTCAGCTTTTGGGAATGCTGAAGACTTGCAACCGCATATCGTTCATAGTTCGGCTCGCACCTTTGGTTGGGACCAACTTCTGGATGAGTTTAAGCATAAGCAATGA
- the nosZ gene encoding Sec-dependent nitrous-oxide reductase has protein sequence MKKIINSISVVISALVILTIAGCSQNGGSNGALGSNIAERVYVAPGEHDEFYALVSGGFSGQLAVYGLPSGRLFRVIPVFSVDAEKAYGFNEETKPMLNTSHGFIPWDDSHHPDISQTNGELDGRWVFINGNNTPRIARISLSTFETEEIIELPNSAGNHSSSFVTENTEYVVAGTRFSVPVPQADISIDEYKGKFKGAMSFIKVDDETGHMDLSFQIMMPGFNYDLAHPGRGKSHGWMFFSTYNTEEANTLLEVNASQNDKDFIAAINWKKAEELIAAGEFDVMPTEYAHNVYDEATHTATSEIKKEVRVIDPSKHPGLVYFLPTPKSPHGCDVDPTGEYIIGSGKLAAALTAHSFTKMLDAIENEKFDGEAYGIPILNYEDVVAGTVQQAGLGPLHTEFDGKGNAYTTFFISSEVVKWKVGTWEVLDRQPTYYSVGHLMIPGGNSRKPFGKYVLAMNKITKDRYLPTGPELTQSAQLYDISGDKMELLLDFPTVGEPHYAAGIPADLIKPMQTKIYKLEDNQHPYAAKTEKETKVTRNGNEVHIYMTTIRSHFAPDNIEGIRVGDKVYFHVTNLEQDYDVPHGISMIGAQTSELLIMPGQTETFVWEPKKVGVWPFYCTDFCSALHQEMQGYVRVSPRGSNRALKWSLDGD, from the coding sequence ATGAAGAAAATTATAAATTCAATTTCAGTCGTCATTAGTGCTTTAGTGATACTGACGATTGCAGGCTGTTCTCAGAACGGTGGAAGTAATGGAGCACTTGGTAGCAATATTGCCGAACGAGTGTATGTAGCACCTGGTGAACATGACGAGTTCTATGCCTTGGTATCGGGCGGCTTTAGTGGTCAATTGGCCGTTTATGGCTTACCGTCAGGAAGATTGTTTAGGGTAATACCTGTATTCTCAGTAGATGCTGAGAAAGCATATGGTTTTAATGAGGAGACCAAACCAATGCTGAACACCTCGCATGGATTTATTCCTTGGGATGATTCGCACCATCCGGATATTTCGCAGACCAATGGAGAATTAGACGGCCGCTGGGTATTTATCAATGGAAACAATACACCTAGAATAGCCAGAATTAGCCTGTCTACTTTCGAGACAGAAGAGATCATTGAGTTGCCGAATAGTGCGGGTAATCATAGTTCCTCATTTGTTACCGAAAACACAGAGTATGTGGTAGCGGGAACACGTTTTTCTGTACCAGTACCACAGGCTGATATTTCAATTGACGAGTACAAGGGGAAATTCAAAGGCGCCATGTCCTTCATCAAAGTAGATGATGAAACGGGTCATATGGACCTGTCTTTTCAGATAATGATGCCAGGATTTAACTATGATTTAGCACATCCAGGAAGAGGCAAGTCGCATGGTTGGATGTTCTTCTCGACTTACAATACTGAGGAGGCAAATACTTTGTTAGAAGTAAATGCTTCCCAAAATGATAAGGACTTTATTGCAGCTATCAATTGGAAAAAAGCCGAAGAGCTAATTGCTGCGGGCGAGTTTGACGTGATGCCAACAGAATATGCACATAATGTATATGATGAAGCGACTCATACGGCAACTTCTGAAATCAAAAAAGAAGTGAGGGTGATTGATCCCTCTAAGCACCCAGGCCTTGTATACTTCTTGCCAACACCAAAGTCGCCACACGGTTGTGATGTAGATCCAACCGGAGAATATATCATCGGTAGCGGTAAGTTGGCGGCTGCCTTAACAGCACATTCATTTACTAAGATGCTGGATGCCATTGAAAACGAGAAGTTTGATGGTGAAGCTTACGGGATTCCAATTCTCAATTACGAAGACGTAGTGGCAGGTACAGTTCAACAAGCTGGTTTAGGCCCTTTACATACTGAGTTTGACGGTAAAGGAAATGCTTACACTACATTCTTTATCAGTTCGGAGGTGGTGAAATGGAAAGTTGGTACTTGGGAGGTACTTGATCGACAGCCTACTTATTATTCAGTAGGTCACCTGATGATTCCTGGCGGTAACTCAAGAAAACCATTTGGCAAGTACGTTTTGGCCATGAATAAAATTACCAAGGATAGATATTTGCCGACAGGCCCAGAATTGACCCAGTCAGCACAATTGTATGATATCTCTGGTGATAAGATGGAACTACTGCTTGATTTTCCAACGGTAGGAGAGCCTCACTATGCAGCCGGTATTCCAGCGGATTTAATTAAACCAATGCAAACCAAAATCTACAAACTGGAGGACAATCAACACCCATATGCGGCTAAGACCGAGAAGGAAACCAAAGTAACAAGAAATGGCAACGAGGTTCATATTTATATGACCACCATTCGAAGCCACTTTGCTCCGGATAACATCGAAGGAATCAGAGTAGGTGATAAGGTCTATTTTCATGTGACCAATCTTGAGCAGGACTACGATGTGCCACACGGTATCAGTATGATTGGTGCTCAGACTTCTGAGCTCCTCATTATGCCTGGTCAAACCGAAACCTTTGTTTGGGAACCGAAAAAAGTCGGTGTATGGCCTTTCTACTGTACAGATTTCTGCTCTGCACTGCACCAGGAAATGCAAGGATACGTCAGGGTTTCCCCTAGAGGCTCCAATAGAGCCTTGAAATGGAGTCTTGATGGAGACTAG
- a CDS encoding fasciclin domain-containing protein yields the protein MTAIRLKILVLLLLTGSILACSNSSQTESSTAEPKASSHPLGQASVQDDVSDKNILQVAIGSDAHTTLVAAVQAAQIEHVLVNAGPLTVFAPTNDAFAALPEGTVDNLLKPENKADLATILTRHAAPGSFNIEGLKREASKGRKIYMATGDYLEVTVDGDEIWVAGAKVVATIQTSNGIINVVDKVILPQ from the coding sequence ATGACGGCAATCAGATTAAAAATTTTAGTACTACTCCTACTGACAGGCTCAATTCTGGCTTGCAGTAATAGTAGTCAGACGGAGAGTTCGACAGCCGAACCAAAGGCTTCATCTCATCCACTAGGACAGGCGTCAGTACAAGATGACGTTTCGGACAAGAACATACTTCAGGTAGCGATTGGCTCTGACGCGCATACCACTTTGGTGGCTGCTGTTCAAGCCGCTCAAATTGAACATGTATTAGTCAACGCAGGACCATTGACAGTTTTTGCACCAACCAATGATGCCTTTGCTGCATTGCCAGAAGGGACAGTAGATAATCTACTAAAACCTGAGAATAAGGCTGATTTGGCCACGATTCTGACAAGGCATGCAGCTCCCGGCTCATTTAACATCGAAGGGTTGAAGAGAGAAGCAAGCAAGGGCCGAAAGATATACATGGCCACAGGAGACTACTTAGAAGTAACTGTGGATGGAGATGAGATTTGGGTTGCTGGTGCCAAAGTGGTGGCTACAATTCAAACGTCTAATGGAATCATCAATGTGGTAGATAAGGTAATTCTGCCGCAGTAA
- a CDS encoding c-type cytochrome, whose translation MKKPIVNLLMTLLIFAGMLSCGGSQSKIDEIKAKTQSAPADPMAEWESNKGIGPVTSLVLPSEMDPELIANGQQIFESMCSACHKIDKKFIGPSPKDILTRRTPEWTMNMILNPDEMVQKDPIAKQLLIEANGSPMANQNLSEEDARAVLEYFRSL comes from the coding sequence ATGAAGAAACCAATTGTAAACCTCTTAATGACATTGTTGATTTTCGCAGGAATGCTCAGCTGTGGAGGCAGTCAGAGTAAGATTGACGAAATCAAGGCCAAGACCCAGTCAGCACCTGCTGATCCAATGGCGGAGTGGGAATCAAATAAGGGGATAGGACCCGTTACAAGCCTAGTTCTTCCCAGCGAGATGGACCCTGAATTAATCGCTAATGGTCAGCAGATTTTTGAGTCTATGTGCTCTGCATGCCACAAGATTGATAAAAAATTCATCGGCCCTTCACCCAAAGACATTCTGACAAGAAGAACCCCTGAATGGACAATGAATATGATCTTGAACCCCGATGAGATGGTTCAAAAAGATCCTATAGCTAAGCAGTTATTAATCGAAGCCAACGGTTCGCCAATGGCCAATCAAAACCTTAGTGAAGAAGACGCAAGAGCGGTCTTGGAGTATTTCAGATCGCTTTAA
- a CDS encoding ABC transporter permease produces the protein MKQIFLVLKREYMTRVKKKSFLLATILTPLVMPAIIFAIVYFATQEKESRSDKVLVLDESGYFTDAFDVTSFEFEYITGDLESAKQDMLDQGAFGLLYLPSVDLSDASVIDFSGFELYSKTNPSIQAMSRLEGDIRNKLEDIKLDRSGLDPTLINNLKVRVDLDSFNISESGEAQKSNAKLSFAIGYGTGFLIYMFIFIYGAQIMQSVLDEKTSRIVEVIVSSVRPFQLMMGKVLGVGAVGFTQLLIWFVLIGGLGTVGLSILSGDSAVMEAASQQVPQEAMELTSQQEMAMEIQAMIDTVPVVKILLCFLFFFMGAYLLYGALYAAIGSAVDSIQDAQQFMFPIIIPIIASIMAMFFVLDDPNGGLAVTLSLIPFTSPIIMMARIPFGVPDWQLALSMVLLIAGFIGTLWMAGRVYRIGILMYGVKVNWKTIGKWFTMKV, from the coding sequence ATGAAACAGATATTCTTAGTACTTAAGAGAGAGTACATGACCAGAGTCAAGAAGAAGTCATTCTTATTGGCGACTATTTTGACACCTCTAGTGATGCCAGCGATCATATTTGCGATCGTATACTTTGCAACACAAGAAAAAGAATCAAGAAGCGACAAAGTCTTGGTTTTAGATGAGAGTGGTTACTTCACAGATGCTTTTGATGTTACAAGCTTTGAGTTTGAATACATCACGGGAGATTTAGAATCTGCAAAACAGGATATGCTAGATCAGGGGGCTTTCGGTTTGTTGTATTTGCCAAGTGTCGATCTTTCTGATGCTTCAGTGATTGATTTCTCTGGTTTTGAATTGTACTCCAAAACAAACCCGAGTATTCAGGCTATGAGTCGTCTGGAGGGTGATATTCGCAATAAACTTGAGGATATAAAACTTGATAGATCCGGTCTTGACCCAACATTAATCAATAACCTGAAGGTTCGCGTAGACCTGGATTCCTTTAATATTTCGGAAAGTGGTGAGGCTCAGAAGAGTAATGCCAAATTGAGCTTTGCGATCGGCTATGGTACTGGCTTCCTGATCTATATGTTCATTTTCATCTACGGTGCGCAGATCATGCAATCTGTTTTGGATGAGAAGACCTCACGAATTGTAGAAGTAATCGTTTCATCTGTCAGACCTTTCCAATTGATGATGGGTAAGGTACTAGGGGTAGGAGCAGTTGGCTTCACACAATTATTGATTTGGTTTGTGTTGATCGGTGGTTTAGGTACAGTGGGTTTAAGTATACTGTCGGGTGATAGTGCAGTGATGGAAGCTGCATCTCAACAGGTGCCTCAGGAAGCTATGGAGCTAACCAGTCAACAAGAAATGGCCATGGAAATCCAAGCCATGATTGATACTGTGCCGGTGGTAAAGATTTTGCTCTGCTTCCTGTTCTTCTTTATGGGAGCGTACCTACTATATGGTGCACTTTATGCGGCCATTGGTTCGGCAGTGGATAGCATCCAAGATGCGCAGCAATTTATGTTCCCGATTATCATACCGATTATTGCCTCTATTATGGCCATGTTCTTTGTATTGGACGACCCTAACGGGGGCTTAGCGGTGACATTGTCACTTATTCCATTTACGTCACCAATCATTATGATGGCCAGAATTCCATTTGGAGTGCCGGATTGGCAATTGGCACTTTCTATGGTGTTACTGATTGCTGGCTTCATTGGTACCCTTTGGATGGCAGGAAGAGTTTATCGCATCGGTATTTTAATGTATGGTGTTAAGGTAAATTGGAAAACCATCGGTAAATGGTTTACAATGAAAGTCTAG
- a CDS encoding ABC transporter ATP-binding protein — protein MNILEANNVTKNYAAHKALDDVSIAIPKQSIFGLLGPNGAGKTTLIRIINQIIMCDEGEVTIKGEKLNPKHIKDIGYLPEERGLYKKMKVGEQLMYLAQLKGLPNGEARKRIKHWLDKLGLTEWAGKKVEDLSKGMAQKIQFIATVLHEPDILILDEPFSGFDPVNANLIKDEIFELRDKGSTVIFSTHRMESVEQLCDDIALINKSQKILDGTKKDIKNSFKSGKYVVNYKGSLNGLNTKFDVLDTTVVEDDLSESTVQASEGQSPNDILKELIGLIEVHSFVEVVPSINDIFIDIVEGGKS, from the coding sequence GTGAATATTCTCGAAGCGAATAACGTCACTAAAAACTATGCCGCACACAAGGCATTGGATGACGTGAGTATCGCAATACCAAAACAATCCATATTTGGGCTTTTAGGCCCAAACGGAGCGGGTAAAACCACGCTCATCAGGATTATCAACCAAATCATTATGTGCGATGAAGGTGAGGTCACCATAAAAGGTGAAAAGCTCAACCCCAAACACATCAAGGACATCGGGTACCTGCCGGAAGAAAGAGGCCTTTATAAGAAGATGAAGGTCGGTGAGCAACTGATGTACCTGGCACAACTAAAGGGATTGCCAAATGGCGAAGCTCGGAAAAGAATCAAGCATTGGTTAGACAAACTCGGCTTGACCGAGTGGGCTGGAAAGAAAGTCGAAGACCTGTCAAAGGGTATGGCGCAAAAGATTCAGTTTATCGCTACGGTGCTACATGAACCAGATATTCTGATTCTGGATGAGCCATTTTCAGGTTTCGATCCAGTGAATGCCAACCTGATTAAGGATGAGATCTTTGAATTAAGAGATAAAGGGTCTACAGTGATCTTTTCTACACATAGAATGGAGTCAGTAGAACAGCTTTGCGATGACATCGCACTAATCAACAAGTCTCAAAAGATTCTGGATGGAACCAAAAAGGACATCAAAAACTCCTTCAAATCAGGAAAGTATGTGGTGAACTACAAAGGATCTTTAAATGGTTTGAATACCAAATTTGACGTACTAGACACGACTGTGGTTGAGGACGACCTGTCAGAATCAACCGTTCAAGCCAGCGAAGGCCAGTCGCCAAATGACATCCTAAAAGAACTTATCGGTCTTATCGAAGTGCATTCATTTGTCGAAGTGGTGCCTTCTATTAATGACATTTTCATCGACATCGTAGAAGGAGGTAAATCATGA